Proteins encoded in a region of the Orcinus orca chromosome 8, mOrcOrc1.1, whole genome shotgun sequence genome:
- the FXYD6 gene encoding FXYD domain-containing ion transport regulator 6 isoform X2, translated as MEVVLLYLCGLLAPAVLANAEQEKEKDPFHYDYQTLRIGGLVFAVVLFSVGILLILSRRCKCGFNQKPRAPGDEEAQVENLVTANATEPQKAEN; from the exons ATGGAGGTGGTGTTGCTCTACCTGTGCGGCCTGCTGGCCCCGGCGGTCCTGGCCAATG CTgagcaggagaaagaaaaggacccTTTTCATTATG ACTACCAGACCCTGAGGATCGGGGGATTGGTGTTTGCTGTGGTCCTCTTCTCGGTGGGGATCCTGCTTATCCTAA GTCGTAGATGCAAGTGCGGTTTTAACCAGAAGCCGCG CGCTCCAGGGGACGAGGAGGCCCAGGTGGAGAACCTCGTCACTGCAAATG CAACGGAGCCTCAGAAAGCAGAGAACTGA
- the FXYD6 gene encoding FXYD domain-containing ion transport regulator 6 isoform X1, translated as MEVVLLYLCGLLAPAVLANAAEQEKEKDPFHYDYQTLRIGGLVFAVVLFSVGILLILSRRCKCGFNQKPRAPGDEEAQVENLVTANATEPQKAEN; from the exons ATGGAGGTGGTGTTGCTCTACCTGTGCGGCCTGCTGGCCCCGGCGGTCCTGGCCAATG CAGCTgagcaggagaaagaaaaggacccTTTTCATTATG ACTACCAGACCCTGAGGATCGGGGGATTGGTGTTTGCTGTGGTCCTCTTCTCGGTGGGGATCCTGCTTATCCTAA GTCGTAGATGCAAGTGCGGTTTTAACCAGAAGCCGCG CGCTCCAGGGGACGAGGAGGCCCAGGTGGAGAACCTCGTCACTGCAAATG CAACGGAGCCTCAGAAAGCAGAGAACTGA